The following are from one region of the Hydrogenimonas sp. SS33 genome:
- the rdgB gene encoding RdgB/HAM1 family non-canonical purine NTP pyrophosphatase — translation MQIILATSNKGKVREIRTLFEGEEVLPFADLLGPMEIEENGDTFAQNALIKARAIFDTLKRDDVIVVSDDSGITVPALGNEPGIYSARYAGEGASDRENLQKLVQKLKEKGLSSAPAYYTAAIAVVAPGAAYVMHGWMHGKVIDTPRGEGGFGYDPIFIPEGFDQTLGELAPEVKKRLSHRSKALRLAKPIIEMLGRTLVIGH, via the coding sequence ATGCAAATTATTCTCGCCACTTCAAACAAGGGTAAAGTACGGGAGATCCGAACGCTATTTGAAGGAGAGGAGGTCCTCCCCTTCGCCGACCTCCTGGGACCCATGGAGATCGAAGAGAACGGCGACACCTTTGCCCAAAACGCCCTCATCAAAGCCCGGGCCATCTTCGACACCCTGAAGCGCGACGATGTCATCGTCGTCAGCGACGACAGCGGCATCACGGTGCCGGCTTTGGGAAATGAGCCGGGCATCTACAGCGCAAGATACGCGGGCGAAGGGGCGAGCGATAGGGAGAACCTGCAGAAGCTGGTTCAAAAGCTGAAAGAGAAGGGGCTTTCGTCAGCTCCCGCCTACTACACCGCCGCCATCGCCGTCGTCGCCCCCGGCGCGGCGTATGTGATGCACGGCTGGATGCACGGCAAAGTAATCGACACGCCCCGCGGCGAGGGGGGATTCGGCTACGACCCCATCTTCATCCCCGAAGGGTTCGACCAGACCCTGGGAGAGCTGGCGCCGGAAGTGAAAAAGCGGCTCTCACACCGCAGCAAGGCATTGAGATTGGCGAAGCCGATTATCGAGATGTTGGGAAGAACTTTAGTCATTGGTCATTAG
- a CDS encoding MoaD/ThiS family protein has protein sequence MSKVKVEFLGPIGKPPMEVDAQTLADVAKLLGEDAELKKWLQQCAVAVNDEMVTDLNLSLKEGDRISLLPPVCGG, from the coding sequence ATGTCCAAAGTAAAAGTGGAATTTCTTGGCCCCATCGGCAAGCCGCCGATGGAGGTAGACGCCCAGACGCTGGCCGACGTGGCGAAACTCCTGGGCGAAGATGCGGAGCTGAAAAAGTGGCTACAGCAGTGCGCCGTGGCGGTCAACGACGAAATGGTGACCGACCTGAACCTCTCCCTGAAGGAGGGTGACCGCATCTCCCTGCTGCCGCCGGTCTGCGGAGGGTGA
- a CDS encoding cytochrome c peroxidase, translating into MCIRDGILLSFFLLLLPLAAWAEEPIKPIPLHVPYDHEKAELGKALFADPNLSADGTVSCASCHSFDHGGADPRPVSVGVHGRKGSANAPTVYNAYFNFRQFWNGRARDLKDQANGPLHNPLEMAMVPRRIEKYLAQNGYYRSAFRKVYGRTPRYDDMLDAVAEFEKALYTPNCKFDRYLRKEVKLSDEEAKGYSYFKTLGCITCHNGINIGGNSYQKLGLIIPYAWSETFPDLYQVTHNPFDKNVYKVPTLRNIDLTAPYFHDGSAATLQETLRKMAYHNLGFDLNREEERALIAFMKTLTGEKPAILKGE; encoded by the coding sequence ATGTGCATAAGAGACGGAATTTTATTATCGTTTTTTCTCCTTCTCCTTCCGCTTGCGGCGTGGGCGGAGGAGCCTATCAAGCCCATTCCCCTGCACGTCCCCTACGACCATGAAAAGGCGGAGCTCGGCAAAGCGCTCTTTGCCGACCCCAACCTCTCCGCCGACGGTACCGTAAGCTGCGCCAGCTGCCACTCCTTCGACCACGGCGGGGCCGACCCCCGCCCCGTTTCGGTCGGGGTGCACGGCCGAAAGGGGAGCGCCAACGCCCCCACCGTCTATAACGCCTATTTCAACTTCCGCCAGTTCTGGAACGGGCGGGCCAGGGACCTGAAGGACCAGGCCAACGGCCCGCTGCACAACCCCCTCGAGATGGCGATGGTTCCCCGCAGAATCGAAAAGTACCTGGCGCAAAACGGTTATTACCGAAGCGCCTTCAGAAAAGTCTACGGCCGCACGCCCCGCTACGACGACATGCTCGACGCCGTCGCCGAATTCGAAAAGGCGCTCTACACCCCCAACTGCAAATTCGACAGATACCTCAGAAAAGAGGTGAAGCTCTCCGACGAGGAGGCGAAAGGGTACAGCTATTTCAAGACGCTGGGGTGCATCACCTGCCACAACGGCATCAACATCGGCGGCAACAGTTACCAGAAGCTGGGCCTCATCATTCCCTACGCCTGGAGCGAAACCTTCCCCGACCTCTATCAGGTGACCCATAACCCTTTCGACAAGAATGTCTACAAAGTACCGACACTGCGCAACATCGACCTGACGGCCCCCTATTTCCACGACGGCAGTGCGGCGACCCTTCAGGAGACGTTGCGGAAAATGGCCTACCACAATCTCGGTTTCGACCTGAACAGGGAGGAAGAGAGGGCGCTGATCGCCTTCATGAAGACCCTGACCGGTGAAAAACCGGCCATACTGAAAGGGGAGTGA
- a CDS encoding EAL domain-containing protein yields MAGRSYLKVVAALVAAALGIGLLLFQQKELSHRFRAIQRINATLDNLYAETIALQESVLAANYYLYYDYDPVYKTMKKVQEEIGTLLEDPHLQKNPRHAVSVTELKKLKRRFDNLSATVNRFLTLNSAIKNSAIYLPTLSLKAYENFDLNDPSERRAVMLLSRLNASLFLAKNALDESFLKSLRAGEKGLEEMARQIKVPSKRRILTTSVHHLDIFIRLFPRFHRALSEILDPVTKKEIIQIRRRFGRESSRELNEVNRWSQGLLVLYLLSLGVVLYFVYLAEREAAMLRRAQEELLTMYRTDPLTGLGNREAYRLAKRQMRHPVLLLINIDGFNHINEFYGTDVGDKLLVAIARRLQEAVPPKAGFRCFRMGGDEFGLLFEYESDSATREMAEAIIRAMERERFEIDGFKIDVAVSIGASSDAGRLFETADMALKAVKKAARLRYALFDPSFNISYKIAANLEALQQLKEAFARDAVVPFFQPIVNLATGEVYKYEALARLIREDGEVLTPYHFIEVAKQAKYSGVLTGRILQKTLEVAQKVDAQFSVNVSAEDIADESDRRMISEMLENNRAYADRIAFEILETEEVEDYESVAAFIREVRRYGCRISIDDFGSGYSNYEKLLQLEIDYLKIDGSLIRDVDHNAHARLVVRTLVTFAKEAGIATVAEFVHSEMVCRAVRSLGIDFAQGYWLGEPKPADFYFSGDRPGIVSVDCGLREVAGKG; encoded by the coding sequence ATGGCCGGGCGCTCCTACCTCAAAGTGGTGGCGGCGCTCGTCGCTGCGGCCCTTGGTATCGGGCTGCTGCTCTTTCAGCAGAAGGAGCTCAGCCACCGTTTCCGGGCCATCCAGCGCATCAACGCAACCCTGGACAACCTCTACGCCGAGACGATTGCTCTGCAGGAGTCGGTGCTGGCCGCCAACTACTACCTCTACTACGATTACGACCCCGTCTACAAAACGATGAAAAAGGTCCAAGAGGAGATCGGCACCCTATTGGAGGACCCCCACCTTCAGAAAAACCCCCGCCACGCCGTGAGCGTGACGGAGCTCAAAAAGCTCAAGCGGCGCTTCGACAACCTCTCGGCAACCGTCAACCGGTTCCTGACCCTCAATTCCGCCATCAAGAACAGCGCCATCTACCTCCCCACGCTCTCGCTGAAAGCCTATGAGAATTTCGACCTCAACGATCCGTCGGAGCGCCGGGCCGTCATGCTCCTCTCCAGACTCAACGCGTCGCTCTTTCTGGCGAAGAATGCCCTGGACGAGAGTTTTTTGAAAAGCCTTCGGGCCGGCGAAAAGGGGCTCGAAGAGATGGCGCGGCAGATAAAAGTGCCGTCCAAACGGCGGATTCTGACGACCTCTGTGCACCACCTGGATATCTTCATCCGCCTCTTCCCCCGCTTTCACAGGGCCCTCTCCGAGATTCTCGACCCCGTGACGAAAAAGGAGATCATACAGATACGCCGGCGTTTCGGCCGGGAGTCCTCCCGGGAGTTGAATGAGGTCAACCGCTGGAGCCAGGGGCTGCTCGTGCTCTATCTTCTCTCCCTGGGGGTCGTGCTCTATTTCGTCTATCTGGCGGAGCGTGAGGCGGCGATGCTGCGCAGAGCGCAGGAGGAACTTTTGACAATGTACCGCACGGATCCCCTGACAGGCCTTGGCAACCGTGAAGCCTACCGGCTGGCAAAACGGCAGATGCGGCATCCGGTGCTGCTGCTGATCAATATCGACGGGTTCAATCATATCAACGAATTTTACGGCACCGATGTGGGGGACAAGCTGCTTGTCGCCATCGCACGGAGGCTGCAGGAGGCGGTGCCGCCAAAAGCGGGGTTCCGCTGTTTCCGGATGGGCGGAGACGAATTCGGTCTACTGTTCGAGTACGAAAGCGACAGTGCGACGAGGGAGATGGCGGAGGCCATCATCCGGGCCATGGAGAGGGAGCGTTTCGAGATCGACGGTTTCAAGATCGACGTGGCCGTCTCCATCGGCGCCAGCAGCGATGCCGGAAGGCTTTTCGAAACGGCGGACATGGCCCTCAAAGCAGTCAAAAAAGCGGCGCGTCTGAGATACGCCCTCTTCGACCCCTCCTTCAACATCTCCTACAAAATCGCGGCCAACCTGGAGGCGCTGCAGCAACTCAAAGAGGCATTCGCCCGGGATGCCGTCGTCCCCTTCTTCCAGCCCATCGTCAACCTGGCGACGGGAGAGGTATACAAATACGAAGCGTTGGCGAGGCTCATCCGGGAGGATGGGGAGGTTCTGACCCCCTACCACTTCATCGAAGTGGCGAAGCAGGCCAAATACAGCGGCGTCCTGACGGGCCGCATCCTCCAAAAGACGCTGGAGGTTGCCCAAAAGGTCGATGCCCAGTTCAGCGTCAACGTATCTGCCGAAGATATCGCCGACGAGAGCGACCGCCGTATGATTTCCGAAATGCTGGAGAACAACCGGGCCTACGCCGACCGAATCGCCTTCGAGATTCTTGAGACGGAGGAGGTCGAAGATTACGAAAGCGTCGCCGCCTTCATCCGGGAGGTGCGCCGCTACGGCTGCCGCATCTCCATCGACGATTTCGGCAGCGGCTACTCCAACTACGAAAAACTGCTCCAGCTGGAGATCGACTATCTCAAGATCGACGGGTCGTTGATCCGGGATGTGGACCACAACGCCCATGCCCGGCTCGTCGTCAGGACCCTGGTGACATTCGCGAAAGAGGCTGGCATCGCCACGGTGGCGGAGTTTGTCCATTCGGAGATGGTCTGCCGGGCGGTCCGGTCCCTGGGGATCGACTTCGCCCAGGGGTACTGGCTGGGAGAGCCCAAGCCGGCCGATTTCTATTTCAGCGGCGACCGCCCCGGAATCGTGAGCGTCGACTGCGGCCTGCGCGAAGTGGCGGGAAAAGGGTGA
- a CDS encoding GGDEF domain-containing protein has product MALFIPFLPAESHLLIYTFILSLTYGSTMSIGPMTSLFLIFTLPMNLLLMIEFLRFNDTIHTLAALFLPAALIFSARVGRIHLRNFRKILQAEAQAKDQKREFEYRATHDFLTGLANRDLFFRNVQRLIKHPSASKLPFAIFFIDIDDFKSINDTYGHTVGDEVLKIVAKRLSSAVRGEDLVARFSGDEFVVLADRIANRQDADKIVHKLEKTIGEPIHTPRYTLQTGISVGYALFPEDGSILDDLVRHADHAMYQVKKERKHGSP; this is encoded by the coding sequence ATGGCACTTTTCATTCCCTTTCTTCCTGCGGAGTCCCATCTTCTCATCTATACCTTCATTCTCAGCCTTACCTACGGTTCCACCATGTCCATAGGACCGATGACCTCCCTGTTCCTCATATTCACTCTTCCAATGAACCTGCTGCTGATGATCGAATTTCTTCGATTCAACGATACCATCCACACTCTGGCCGCTCTTTTTCTTCCCGCGGCACTCATCTTTTCCGCCAGAGTGGGCAGAATCCATCTTCGGAATTTCCGTAAAATCCTACAAGCGGAGGCACAGGCGAAGGATCAGAAACGGGAATTTGAATACCGGGCCACCCATGACTTTCTGACGGGTCTTGCCAATCGGGATCTCTTTTTTCGGAACGTCCAGCGACTGATTAAACATCCATCCGCCTCCAAACTCCCTTTTGCAATCTTTTTCATCGATATTGACGATTTCAAATCAATCAACGACACTTACGGCCACACCGTCGGGGATGAAGTACTAAAGATCGTCGCCAAACGGCTCTCCTCCGCGGTTCGAGGGGAAGATCTTGTAGCCCGCTTTTCGGGAGATGAATTTGTCGTTCTGGCAGATCGCATCGCAAACCGGCAGGATGCGGACAAGATCGTACACAAACTCGAAAAGACGATAGGAGAACCGATACATACGCCCCGCTATACGCTTCAAACGGGCATCAGTGTCGGGTATGCCCTGTTCCCGGAAGACGGATCAATTTTGGATGACTTGGTCCGCCATGCGGACCATGCCATGTATCAGGTGAAAAAAGAGCGTAAGCACGGGTCGCCATGA
- a CDS encoding MFS transporter, with amino-acid sequence MKEIFRKVLPLSLIVALRFFGLFIVLSVLSQYALGLPGGTAFLAGVAVGGYALTQAVLQVPFGVLSDRIGRKKTLLIGLLIFAAGSVVAAVADNIWVLLLGRFLQGAGAIGSVVTAMIADQVREDERAHAMAVMGMTIAMSFAAAMIIGPIVGGLWSVKALFWLTAALAIAALAILFTAVPEPPKIVHSYSEEEAKIKHVFKDKDLVRMYITFLFHSSTMAIAFFLIPIVMKQKFGMGPEHYWKVYLPAVFFGIIAMGPAAVFGEKYGKGKEVFLVSIAFVAASFALMGWSDSVFWFGVGATLFFIGFNMFEPLLQSFVSKFAKVHQKGAALGVANTFAYVGIFLGGAIGGWLYQRYGAGGVAVLVLVVCIFWAWWIASMRSPGVRENLFLPYAEYDKSKIDSLKMVNGVTDFYLNETEEIIVVKFDNEIVTAEVIETMLKK; translated from the coding sequence ATGAAAGAGATCTTCCGTAAGGTCCTTCCGCTCAGCCTCATCGTGGCTCTGCGCTTTTTCGGACTTTTCATCGTACTCTCGGTCCTTTCGCAGTATGCCCTGGGCCTGCCGGGCGGTACCGCCTTCCTGGCCGGTGTGGCCGTGGGCGGCTACGCCCTGACCCAGGCGGTGCTTCAGGTGCCCTTCGGTGTCCTCAGCGACCGGATCGGCCGAAAGAAGACGCTGCTCATCGGCCTTCTCATCTTCGCCGCCGGTTCCGTGGTGGCGGCGGTCGCCGACAATATCTGGGTGCTGCTGCTGGGGCGCTTCCTGCAGGGTGCCGGCGCCATCGGTTCGGTCGTCACGGCGATGATCGCCGACCAGGTGCGCGAAGACGAACGGGCCCACGCCATGGCGGTCATGGGGATGACCATCGCCATGAGCTTTGCCGCGGCCATGATCATCGGCCCCATCGTCGGCGGCCTCTGGAGCGTCAAGGCCCTCTTCTGGCTCACCGCCGCCCTGGCGATCGCCGCCCTGGCCATCCTCTTCACCGCCGTGCCGGAGCCGCCGAAGATCGTCCACAGCTACAGCGAGGAGGAGGCGAAGATCAAACATGTCTTCAAGGACAAAGACCTGGTGCGCATGTATATCACCTTCCTCTTCCACAGCTCCACGATGGCTATCGCCTTCTTCCTCATCCCCATCGTCATGAAGCAGAAGTTCGGCATGGGCCCCGAGCACTACTGGAAGGTCTACCTGCCGGCGGTCTTCTTCGGGATCATCGCCATGGGGCCGGCAGCGGTTTTCGGGGAGAAGTACGGCAAGGGCAAAGAGGTCTTCCTGGTCTCCATCGCCTTCGTCGCCGCCAGTTTCGCCCTGATGGGCTGGAGCGACTCGGTATTCTGGTTCGGCGTCGGGGCGACCCTCTTCTTCATCGGCTTCAACATGTTCGAGCCGCTGCTGCAGAGCTTCGTCAGCAAATTCGCCAAGGTCCACCAGAAGGGCGCGGCCCTGGGTGTGGCCAACACCTTCGCCTATGTGGGTATCTTCCTGGGTGGCGCCATCGGCGGTTGGCTCTACCAGCGCTACGGCGCCGGCGGCGTCGCCGTGCTGGTTTTGGTCGTCTGCATCTTCTGGGCCTGGTGGATCGCCTCCATGCGCAGCCCCGGCGTGCGGGAGAACCTCTTCCTCCCCTATGCCGAGTATGACAAGAGTAAGATCGATTCTCTCAAAATGGTCAACGGCGTGACCGACTTCTACCTCAACGAAACCGAAGAGATCATCGTCGTGAAGTTCGACAACGAGATCGTCACCGCCGAAGTGATCGAAACGATGCTCAAAAAATAG
- a CDS encoding molybdenum cofactor biosynthesis protein MoaE codes for MLKIYEGPIPVAELLSEWYGAHTDENYGAMVNFVGTVREEGGIEALSFDIYLPVLQKWFDGWKAKLAEHGALLMMAHSQGDVPVHTSSFACAIFSPKRRIALEMLDAFVEDFKANAPIWKYDVVEGRRIYAADRSTPMEGSGILAGK; via the coding sequence ATGCTGAAGATCTACGAGGGGCCCATTCCCGTGGCGGAACTTCTGAGCGAATGGTACGGGGCCCATACCGACGAAAACTACGGCGCCATGGTCAACTTTGTCGGCACCGTCCGCGAAGAGGGGGGCATCGAGGCGCTCAGTTTCGACATCTACCTCCCCGTGCTTCAAAAGTGGTTCGACGGCTGGAAAGCGAAGCTGGCGGAGCACGGCGCCCTGCTGATGATGGCCCACAGCCAGGGAGACGTGCCGGTGCACACCTCCTCGTTCGCCTGCGCCATCTTCAGCCCCAAACGCCGCATCGCCCTGGAGATGCTCGACGCCTTCGTCGAAGACTTCAAAGCCAACGCCCCCATCTGGAAATACGACGTCGTAGAGGGCCGACGCATCTACGCCGCCGACCGCTCGACACCGATGGAAGGAAGCGGGATATTGGCTGGAAAGTGA
- a CDS encoding molybdopterin molybdotransferase MoeA produces MLSFEESMARMKALEIEAVGLEKVYLTDALGRVLAEDIVARENSPAYPTAAMDGYAIIGEEQKLGELEIIETNPAGRDTEGLRVVPGTAIKTFTGSLMPEGADTLIPIENVTAEGNRVRIDEPVPVGFSVRPVGENFKEGEVLIGRGTTVGFAEIGVMASLNVVAPPVVQKPKAAILATGSEVLELGECSDNPARIYSSNNYTLEALVKAHGGEAVQMGTVHDDRAAITFAMKEALRSADIVVTTGGVSVGDYDFVKDVVRDELGCDVVFKGVLIKPGQHVMVAQKENKFIVALPGFAYSSTVTFILYALPILYRLQGREYTPPVVSARLLENYRKKTKNKTEFAACNLRLENGEYVCDFAGKRSGSSAIMTNLLGDAGLLWLDVGENEKEAGEQVKVLLLH; encoded by the coding sequence ATGTTGAGTTTTGAAGAGTCCATGGCGCGCATGAAGGCGCTGGAGATCGAAGCGGTGGGCCTGGAAAAGGTCTATCTGACCGATGCCCTGGGCCGCGTGCTGGCCGAAGACATCGTGGCGCGGGAGAACTCCCCCGCCTATCCCACCGCCGCCATGGACGGCTACGCCATCATCGGCGAGGAGCAGAAGCTTGGGGAGCTTGAGATCATCGAGACCAATCCGGCGGGCAGGGACACCGAAGGGCTGCGGGTCGTGCCGGGCACCGCCATCAAAACCTTCACCGGCTCCCTGATGCCCGAAGGGGCCGACACCCTCATTCCCATCGAAAACGTCACCGCCGAGGGCAACCGCGTCCGTATCGACGAGCCGGTCCCCGTCGGCTTTTCGGTGCGCCCCGTGGGGGAAAATTTCAAAGAGGGCGAAGTGCTCATCGGGCGGGGCACGACGGTGGGATTCGCAGAAATCGGCGTGATGGCGAGCCTCAACGTCGTTGCGCCCCCGGTGGTGCAAAAGCCCAAAGCGGCCATCCTCGCCACCGGCAGCGAAGTGCTGGAGCTGGGCGAGTGCAGCGACAATCCGGCGCGCATCTACAGCTCCAACAACTACACCCTCGAAGCCCTGGTCAAGGCCCACGGCGGCGAAGCGGTGCAGATGGGAACAGTCCACGACGACCGGGCCGCCATCACCTTCGCCATGAAAGAGGCCCTCAGAAGCGCCGACATCGTCGTCACCACCGGGGGCGTCAGCGTCGGCGACTACGACTTCGTCAAGGATGTGGTCCGGGACGAACTGGGGTGCGACGTGGTTTTCAAAGGGGTTCTGATCAAACCGGGCCAGCATGTGATGGTGGCGCAGAAAGAAAACAAATTTATCGTCGCCCTTCCCGGATTCGCCTACTCCTCCACCGTCACCTTCATTCTTTACGCCCTGCCTATCCTCTACCGTCTCCAGGGGCGGGAGTACACCCCGCCCGTCGTCTCCGCCCGCCTGCTGGAAAACTACCGGAAAAAGACGAAGAACAAGACGGAGTTCGCCGCCTGCAACCTGCGCCTCGAAAACGGAGAATACGTCTGCGACTTCGCCGGAAAACGCAGCGGCAGCAGCGCCATCATGACCAACCTCCTCGGAGACGCCGGGCTTTTGTGGCTCGATGTCGGGGAGAACGAAAAAGAGGCGGGAGAACAGGTGAAAGTTCTTCTCCTGCACTGA
- a CDS encoding MqnA/MqnD/SBP family protein codes for MIFGKIEYLNLLPFHIFLKKELRSSAEKMAWLKRGSVPSEINRAFHARRVDAAVISSIRSRGCRCVDFGIVADGEVQSVLLLPGAMHEDSASETSNALARVLGLRGKVIIGDRALQHHLRHPEGAIDLARAWKEREGLPFVFARLCAHPAHLARIEKLSRRFFAHPPRVPYRVLKKEAHRHGLSVRELREYLKKIHYRIGWREKKALKRFFSTAKGVL; via the coding sequence ATGATTTTCGGAAAGATCGAGTACCTCAACCTGCTTCCTTTTCATATTTTTCTCAAGAAGGAACTTCGCTCCAGTGCCGAGAAGATGGCGTGGCTCAAGCGCGGCTCCGTCCCTTCCGAGATCAACCGCGCTTTCCATGCCCGCCGTGTCGACGCCGCCGTCATCTCCAGCATCCGCAGCCGCGGGTGCCGCTGCGTCGATTTCGGTATCGTCGCCGACGGGGAGGTGCAGAGCGTGCTTCTGCTGCCGGGTGCGATGCATGAAGACAGCGCTTCGGAGACTTCCAACGCCCTCGCCCGGGTGCTGGGACTTCGGGGGAAAGTGATCATCGGGGACAGGGCGCTGCAGCACCATCTGCGCCATCCCGAAGGGGCCATCGACCTGGCCCGGGCGTGGAAGGAGCGGGAGGGGCTCCCTTTCGTCTTCGCCCGACTCTGCGCCCATCCCGCCCACCTGGCCCGCATCGAAAAACTGAGCCGCCGCTTCTTCGCCCATCCCCCCAGGGTTCCCTACCGCGTTTTGAAAAAAGAGGCGCACCGTCACGGTCTGAGCGTCCGGGAGCTCCGGGAGTATCTGAAAAAGATCCATTACCGTATCGGCTGGAGGGAGAAGAAGGCCCTGAAAAGGTTTTTTTCGACCGCGAAAGGTGTGTTATAA